From the Mangifera indica cultivar Alphonso chromosome 10, CATAS_Mindica_2.1, whole genome shotgun sequence genome, one window contains:
- the LOC123227189 gene encoding lipid phosphate phosphatase delta, which produces MESVLTWWQVASLCGIISWIWVASHLNLTKKFRSLVQFWVTRQVINGTSFILQIQSYEHKFLDAFFSVLSCVVSVPFYTAFLPFLFWSGHGKLARQMTLLMAFCDYFGNAIKDVVSAPRPNCPPVRRITATKDEKENAMEYGLPSSHILNTVCLAGYLLHYILSYYQHDNDFVKFAGVGLVCLFVGLIGLGRIYLGMHSLIDIIGGLAMGLLILSFWLTVHEVIDNFIVSGQNVTSFWAALSFLLLFAYPTPEFPTPSFEFHTAFNGVAFGIVAGVQQTYSQFHHEAVPCLFSSELTVPAFIGRILVGLPTILLVKFCSKALAKWILPLISHTIGIPIKSSGYIPMLNGSVSGNKSDNIKQTSYAQKLFFFSGQDIFDVDTGIRFLQYVGLAWSVVDLVPSVFSHLRL; this is translated from the exons ATGGAGAGCGTTTTAACGTGGTGGCAAGTAGCGAGTTTATGTGGTATTATTTCGTGGATTTGGGTAGCTTCTCAtttgaatttgacaaaaaaGTTTAGATCTCTGGTGCAATTCTGGGTGACCCGTCAGGTCATCAATGGGACTTCGTTCATTCTTCAGATCCAG AGTTACGAACATAAATTTTTGGATGCTTTTTTCTCTGTGTTATCTTGTGTTGTCTCGGTGCCTTTTTATACAGCTTTTTTGCCTTTTCTCTTCTGG AGTGGACATGGAAAATTGGCCAGACAAATGACACTACTGATGGCTTTTTGTGATTATTTTGGGAATGCTATAAAG GATGTGGTTTCAGCTCCTAGACCAAATTGCCCACCTGTGAGGAGAATAACTGCTACAAAAGATGAGAAAGAGAATGCAATGGAATATGGATTGCCTTCTTCTCACATTCTTAACACAGTTTGCTTAGCCGG GTATCTGTTGCACTATATCCTATCGTATTACCAACATGACAATGACTTCGTAAAATTTGCAGGAGTTGGCCTTGTTTGCTTGTTTGTAGGGCTTATTGGTTTAG GAAGAATTTACCTTGGCATGCACAGTCTGATTGATATCATAGGTGGACTTGCAATGGGACTGTTGATACTTTCGTTTTGGCTTACTGTGCATGAAGTCATTGACAATTTTATAGTCTCTGGACAAAATG TTACATCATTCTGGGCTGCCCTGAGCTTCTTGTTGCTCTTTGCATACCCAACACCTGAGTTTCCAACTCCAAGTTTTGAGTTCCATACTGCCTTTAATGGTGTTGCATTCGGAATT GTAGCTGGAGTCCAGCAAACATACTCACAGTTCCACCACGAGGCAGTGCCATGCCTCTTCAGCTCAGAACTCACAGTACCTGCTTTCATAGGAAGAATTCTTGTGGGACTACCGACAATTCTTCTTGTGAAATTCTGCAGCAAGGCGCTTGCTAAGTGGATTCTTCCTCTAATATCACACACCATAGGCATCCCGATAAAATCAAGCGGCTACATTCCCATGCTTAACGGATCTGTTAGTGGAAACAAGTCTGATAATATTAAGCAGACAAGTTATGCCCAGAAGTTATTCTTTTTCTCTGGGCAGGATATCTTCGATGTTGATACTGGTATTAGATTCCTTCAATACGTAGGACTTGCATGGTCAGTGGTAGATCTTGTTCCATCAGTCTTCTCTCACTTGAGGCTATAA
- the LOC123227967 gene encoding DEAD-box ATP-dependent RNA helicase 11-like, producing the protein MRTSWADSVANSESSDGVAGSSSNNGSSTRPVKATYVPPHLRKKQPSSDAPVYTPAPTPSVSNDLQAGGYAAVAGGPRWGGGSKPDLGRQTGYGGSGVQSYGGRTMGGGGGGWNNRSGGWDRREREVNPFGDYDNAESVFGEQENTGINFNAYEDIPVETSGDNVPPPVNTFAEIDLGEWLNANIRRCKYVRPTPVQRHAIPISLAGRDLMACAQTGSGKTAAFCFPIISGIMREQYVQRPCGARTVYPLALILSPTRELSCQIHEEAKKFSYQTGVKVVVAYGGAPIKDQLRELERGVDILVATPGRLVDLLERARVSLQMIRYLALDEADRMLDMGFEPQIRKIVEQMDMPPPGVRQTMLFSATFPKEIQRLASDFLSNYIFLAVGRVGSSTDLIVQRVEFVHESDKRSHLMDLLHAQRENGVHGKQALTLVFVETKKGADSLEYWLCMNGFPATTIHGDRTQQEREFALRSFKSGKTPILVATDVAARGLDIPHVAHVVNFDLPNDIDDYVHRIGRTGRAGKTGLATAFFNENNISMARSLSDLMQEANQEVPAWLTRYASRAAVSGGKNRRSGGRFGGRDFRRDSSFSRAAPTSDYYGGMNSSGGYGVPGSYGGGYVPGVTSAWD; encoded by the exons ATGAGAACTTCATGGGCTGATTCTGTGGCCAATTCTGAGAGTTCAGATGGAGTGGCTGGCTCATCTAGTAACAATGGGAGCTCAACTCGCCCCGTGAAGGCCACTTACGTGCCACCACATCTCCGTAAAAAGCAGCCCTCATCTGATGCCCCCGTGTATACCCCAGCCCCTACTCCATCAGTGTCCAATGATCTCCAAGCTGGAGGTTATGCAGCAGTTGCTGGTGGGCCCCGCTGGGGTGGTGGTTCAAAACCTGATTTGGGACGCCAAACTGGTTATGGGGGGTCTGGCGTTCAAAGTTATGGTGGTAGAACTAtgggaggtggtggtggtggttggaATAATAGAAGTGGAGGGTGGGACCGGAGAGAGCGTGAAGTGAACCCATTTGGTGATTATGACAATGCAGAGTCAGTGTTTGGTGAACAGGAAAATACAGGGATAAATTTTAATGCTTATGAGGATATTCCAGTGGAAACGAGCGGGGATAATGTGCCACCACCTGTTAATACATTTGCGGAGATAGATTTAGGGGAGTGGCTGAATGCTAATATTAGAAGGTGCAAGTATGTTAGACCAACTCCGGTTCAGCGTCATGCAATTCCTATATCCCTTGCAGGGCGGGATCTAATGGCATGTGCTCAAACAGGGTCGGGGAAGACAGCTGCTTTTTGCTTTCCAATTATTAGTGGGATAATGCGAGAACAGTATGTACAGCGACCATGTGGGGCAAGGACTGTTTACCCTCTTGCTCTTATTCTTTCCCCTACGAGGGAGCTCTCATGTCAG ATACATGAGGAAGCCAAGAAGTTTTCCTACCAAACTGGTGTTAAAGTGGTGGTTGCTTATGGAGGGGCACCGATCAAGGACCAG TTGCGAGAACTTGAGAGAGGGGTTGATATTCTAGTGGCAACTCCGGGGCGATTGGTTGACCTGCTTGAGAGAGCAAGAGTGTCACTGCAGATGATTCGATACTTGGCTCTCGATGAGGCAGATCGGATGCTGGACATGGGTTTTGAGCCTCAAATCAGAAAAATAGTGGAACAAATGGATATGCCTCCTCCAGGTGTGAGACAGACTATGCTTTTTAGTGCCACCTTTCCAAAAGAGATACAG AGACTGGCATctgattttctttcaaattacaTCTTTCTTGCTGTTGGAAGGGTTGGGTCAAGTACTGATCTTATTGTTCAAAGAGTTGAATTTGTTCATGAGTCTGACAAGAGAAGCCATCTGATGGACCTTCTGCATGCACAAAGGGAAAATGGGGTTCATGGAAAG CAAGCTCTGACATTAGTTTTTGTGGAGACAAAGAAAGGAGCTGATTCATTGGAATATTGGTTGTGTATGAATGGGTTTCCTGCAACTACAATTCATGGTGACAGAACACAACAG GAAAGAGAATTTGCATTGAGATCATTTAAGAGTGGAAAGACACCAATTTTAGTGGCAACAGATGTGGCAGCACGTGGCCTCGATATACCACATGTAGCTCATGTAGTCAACTTCGACCTCCCCAATGACATTGATGATTATGTCCATAGAATTGGAAGGACAGGTCGAGCAGGCAAGACAGGATTAGCAACAGCCTTCTTTAACGAGAACAATATTTCAATGGCAAGGTCACTATCTGACCTAATGCAAGAAGCAAATCAGGAAGTACCCGCTTGGCTTACTCGTTATGCATCAAGAGCTGCTGTTAGTGGTGGTAAGAATCGACGATCTGGAGGGCGTTTTGGTGGTCGTGACTTTAGAAGAGATAGCTCATTTAGTAGGGCTGCCCCAACTTCAGATTACTATGGTGGAATGAATAGCAGTGGTGGATATGGGGTTCCTGGCAGTTATGGTGGGGGATATGTTCCAGGTGTGACCAGTGCATGGGATTAG
- the LOC123227190 gene encoding serine/threonine-protein phosphatase PP2A-4 catalytic subunit isoform X2 codes for MSRSRNSRSASHSLNSRFSLCEKAKEILMDESNVQPVKSPVTICGDIHGQFHDLAELFQIGGKCPDTNYLFMGDYVDRGYYSVETVTLLVALKVRYPQRITILRGNHESRQITQVYGFYDECLRKYGNANIWKIFTDLFDYFPLTALVESEIFCLHGGLSPSIETLDNIRNFDRVQEVPHEGPMCDLLWSDPDDRCGWGISPRGAGYTFGQDISEQFNHTNNLKLIARAHQLVMDGFNWAHEQKVVTIFSAPNYCYRCGNMASILEVDDCKGHTFIQFEPAPRRGEPDVTRRTPDYFL; via the exons ATGAGCAGATCGCGCAACTCACGCAGTGCAAGCCACTCTCTGAACAGCAGGTTTT CATTATGTGAGAAGGCTAAGGAGATATTGATGGACGAAAGCAATGTCCAG CCTGTGAAAAGCCCTGTGACAATTTGTGGTGATATTCATGGGCAGTTTCATGATCTTGCTGAACTTTTTCAAATTGGAGGGAAG TGTCCGGACACCAACTACTTGTTTATGGGGGATTACGTGGACCGTGGCTATTACTCTGTTGAAACTGTCACG CTGTTAGTGGCCCTCAAAGTACGATATCCTCAGCGAATCACTATTCTTAGAGGAAACCATGAAAGTCGTCAG ATCACTCAGGTGTATGGATTTTACGATGAATGTCTGCGGAA GTATGGCAATGCTAACATTTGGAAGATTTTCACCGACCTTTTTGACTATTTTCCATTGACTGCCTTG GTGGAGTCAGAAATATTCTGTCTACATGGTGGACTATCCCCTTCAATTGAAACCCTTGATAACATTAGGAACTTTGACCGTGTTCAAGAGGTTCCTCATGAAGGACCCATGTGCGATTTGTTATGGTCTGACCCAGATGATAGATGTGGCTGGGGTATTTCACCTCGTGGTGCTGGATATACGTTTGGCCAG GACATATCTGAACAATTCAATCATACAAACAACTTAAAGTTGATTGCTAGAGCTCATCAGTTGGTCATGGATGGATTTAACTGGGCACAT GAACAAAAGGTGGTTACTATTTTCAGTGCACCTAATTATTGTTATCGTTGTGGGAACATGGCTTCTATTTTGGAAGTTGATGATTGCAAGGGCCACACATTCATCCAG TTTGAGCCAGCTCCTCGGAGGGGGGAACCAGATGTTACGCGCAGAACACCTGACTATTTCCTGTGA
- the LOC123227190 gene encoding serine/threonine-protein phosphatase PP2A-4 catalytic subunit isoform X1: MGADSLSTDYTTDLDEQIAQLTQCKPLSEQQVKALCEKAKEILMDESNVQPVKSPVTICGDIHGQFHDLAELFQIGGKCPDTNYLFMGDYVDRGYYSVETVTLLVALKVRYPQRITILRGNHESRQITQVYGFYDECLRKYGNANIWKIFTDLFDYFPLTALVESEIFCLHGGLSPSIETLDNIRNFDRVQEVPHEGPMCDLLWSDPDDRCGWGISPRGAGYTFGQDISEQFNHTNNLKLIARAHQLVMDGFNWAHEQKVVTIFSAPNYCYRCGNMASILEVDDCKGHTFIQFEPAPRRGEPDVTRRTPDYFL, translated from the exons ATGGGCGCGGATTCCTTATCCACTGACTACACCACCGACCTTGATGAGCAGATCGCGCAACTCACGCAGTGCAAGCCACTCTCTGAACAGCAG GTTAAAGCATTATGTGAGAAGGCTAAGGAGATATTGATGGACGAAAGCAATGTCCAG CCTGTGAAAAGCCCTGTGACAATTTGTGGTGATATTCATGGGCAGTTTCATGATCTTGCTGAACTTTTTCAAATTGGAGGGAAG TGTCCGGACACCAACTACTTGTTTATGGGGGATTACGTGGACCGTGGCTATTACTCTGTTGAAACTGTCACG CTGTTAGTGGCCCTCAAAGTACGATATCCTCAGCGAATCACTATTCTTAGAGGAAACCATGAAAGTCGTCAG ATCACTCAGGTGTATGGATTTTACGATGAATGTCTGCGGAA GTATGGCAATGCTAACATTTGGAAGATTTTCACCGACCTTTTTGACTATTTTCCATTGACTGCCTTG GTGGAGTCAGAAATATTCTGTCTACATGGTGGACTATCCCCTTCAATTGAAACCCTTGATAACATTAGGAACTTTGACCGTGTTCAAGAGGTTCCTCATGAAGGACCCATGTGCGATTTGTTATGGTCTGACCCAGATGATAGATGTGGCTGGGGTATTTCACCTCGTGGTGCTGGATATACGTTTGGCCAG GACATATCTGAACAATTCAATCATACAAACAACTTAAAGTTGATTGCTAGAGCTCATCAGTTGGTCATGGATGGATTTAACTGGGCACAT GAACAAAAGGTGGTTACTATTTTCAGTGCACCTAATTATTGTTATCGTTGTGGGAACATGGCTTCTATTTTGGAAGTTGATGATTGCAAGGGCCACACATTCATCCAG TTTGAGCCAGCTCCTCGGAGGGGGGAACCAGATGTTACGCGCAGAACACCTGACTATTTCCTGTGA
- the LOC123227165 gene encoding F-box protein At3g58530, which produces MEEEKAKAEETWSREIVPKVMRIVSSRLPQRDLISLLLVSPSLHHTLLSYSSLWLVIDLREMNNAGNRLVAAVSMPRYRNVKQINLEFAQDIEDRHLELLKGKCLDSLQNLESLNLNGCQKLSDKGIEIITSACPKLKVFSIYWNVRVTDIGIQNLVKNCKYIVDLNLSGCKNITDKSLQLVADSYQELESLNLTRCVKLTDGGLQKILLKCSSLKSLNLYALSSFTDEVYKKISLLAHLSFLDLCGAQNLSDKGLACIAKCNNLVSLNLTWCVRITDVGVIALAQGCTSLEFLSLFGIVGVTDKCLEVLSSFCSKTLTTLDVNGCVGIKKRSRDELLQLFPYLRCFKVHS; this is translated from the exons ATGGAAGAAGAGAAAGCAAAAGCAGAAGAGACATGGAGCAGAGAAATAGTCCCAAAAGTAATGAGAATTGTGAGCTCAAGGCTCCCTCAAAGAGACTTAATTTCTCTTCTTCTCGTTAGCCCATCTCTTCACCATACTTTACTTTCCTATTCCTCTCTTTGGCTG GTTATTGATTTGCGTGAGATGAATAATGCTGGAAATAGGCTTGTAGCTGCTGTTTCAATG CCTAGGTATCGGAATGTGAAACAGATAAATCTTGAGTTTGCGCAAGATATTGAAGACAGACACCTCGAACTTCTTAAAGGCAAG TGTTTGGACTCTTTGCAAAACCTGGAGTCTTTGAATCTGAATGGCTGTCAGAAGCTCTCAGACAAGGGCATTGAAATTATAACTAGTGCTTGTCCTAAACTGAAAGTGTTCTCCATTTATTGGAATGTAAG AGTAACAGATATTGGCATACAGAATCTGGTGAAGAACTGCAAGTATATAGTTGATTTGAACTTAAGTGGCTGTAAG AATATAACCGACAAGAGCTTGCAATTAGTTGCTGACAGTTATCAAGAGTTAGAATCATTGAACCTGACTAG GTGTGTCAAGCTAACTGATGGTGGCTTGCAAAAAATTTTGCTCAAGTGCTCCTCTCTCAAGAGTTTAAATCTTTATGCCCTCTCGAG CTTCACAGATGAAGTTTACAAGAAGATTTCACTGCTAGCCCATCTCAGTTTCTTAGATCTATGTGGTGCCCAG AACCTTTCTGATAAAGGACTTGCTTGTATAGCTAAATGCAACAATCTTGTGTCTCTCAATTTAACATG GTGTGTGAGAATCACTGACGTTGGGGTGATAGCTCTTGCTCAAGGTTGCACCTCTCTTGAATTTCTTAG CTTATTTGGAATAGTTGGGGTGACTGATAAGTGCCTGGAGGTCCTTTCAAGCTTTTGCTCAAAGACGCTTACAACCCTTGATGTAAATGGATGTGTCGGCATTAAG AAACGCAGCCGCGATGAACTGCTTCAATTGTTCCCATATCTTCGGTGCTTCAAAGTTCACAGCTGA